ATGCGATATTGGCTCATTGTGAAAAAAAGGAGATTGTAACAACTATGGAGAAGGCCATTTATGCGGCCGATCCTGTAACAGGATTTATTGTTGCAGCTGCATTGATAACGCCCGAAAAATCACTTTCGGTTATTGACACAGATTTCTTGGTTCGCAGATTCAAGGAAAAACTTTTTGCTAAGGGTGCAAGCAGAGAGCAGATGAAGAGTTGTGAAGAGTTTGGATTGTCTCTTGAGGAATTTTTGACATTGTCTTTGGATGCTATGAGAACGATCAACAAAGAGTTAGGGTTGTGAGGTGGTTTTTTGTGAACAATATAGAATATGCTATTGAAGAGAGAATAGTGAAATACAAAAAAGAATATTCATTCCAGATTGAAGATAGAAAAGTTACTATCGATGAACTTAAGCAATCTATTGAACACACTCTACTCAAACCAACTGCGACATTAGAAGAGATCTCGAATTTATGTGATGAAGCCATAAAATACGGATTCTATGGTGTTTGCGTAAATCCTTCTTTTGTGAAGTATGCAGTCGACAGACTGAGTGGATCTAAGGTAAAGGTAGTGAGCGTAGTTGGGTTTCCGCTTGGTGCCGTGACTCAATTTGTCAAGGCAAGAGAAACTGCAGAATTGGTTCAACTTGGTGCTGATGAGATCGATATGGTGATTCATGTGGGTATGCTTAAATCGAAAGAATGGACCTATGTCTATGAAGATATTTGTTCAGTAGTTGAAGCTGCCAATGGTAGACCAGTGAAGGTTATAATTGAGACATGTTATCTCAGCGATGAAGAAAAGATAGCCGCTTGCGTATTGAGTGAATTGGCAAGGGCTAACTTTGTCAAGACTTCAACGGGTTTTGGAACCGCTGGAGCGACAGTTCAAGATGTTCATCTCATGAAATGGTGCTCTGAAAAACTCTCGGTTAAAGCATCTGGTGGCATCAGGAGTTTCTCGCAGGCGATTGAGTTAATAAAAGCCGGAGCGAGTAGAATAGGTACAAGTTCCTCAGTTAAAATACTCTCAGAGGGGGTGGAGGGATGAATTTTGCCAAGCTCTCAATAAGGGAATTTGTTGAGAAAGTCTCTGATAAAAGTCCAACACCAGGTGGTGGCGCCGTTAGTGCGCTGGTTGGTGCTTTGGCTGCTTCATTAATTGAAATGGTTGCCAATCTCACTCTTTCAAGGTCAGATTATTCTGACTGGCATGCAGAGATGGAGAGAATTGTGAGTACAATGCAGGAAAAACGAACGATCTTACTTGATTGCATAGATCTTGATGTAAAAGCCTTTGATCAAGTTATGAGTGCGTACAGGTTGCCAAAAAACACTGTAGAAGAGAAAGAAAAGAGAAGTCAGGCAATTCAAGAGTCACTAAAACAAGCCGCACGTGTACCTTATGAGACTTGTCGCCATTTGAAAGAAATTTTGAAGCAGGCGGTAGCTGTTGCGCAATGGGGTAATATAAATGCAATTTCTGATGTTGTAAGTGCGGCTGAACTTGCGGAAGGTGCTTTTAATTCTGCCAAGGCAAATGTCTTGATAAATTTAAAGTCACTCAAAGATGAGAAATTCAAAGAGAATCTTCTGCACGAATTGAAAACTTTCACAGGTGAAGTGGAAGGAGCGTTGAAGAGTGTCAGAGAAATCACAGCTCAAAGGGCAGACATTAGGGTTTGAGATAAAAGTTTGTAACGGGAAAGCGCGCGTTGGGAAACTTCATACATCACATGGTGTCTTTGACACTCCTATCTTTATGCCCGTTGGAACAAATGCAAATGTTAAATTGATGCGCGCTGATGATTTGAAAAGTATAGGAGTTGGAATTCTTTTGGGAAATTCCTATCATTTAGCTGTTAAACCTGGATTAGATGTGATAAAAATCCATGGTGGTTTACATAGCTTTATGAACTGGAATGGTGGTATACTTACTGATAGTGGTGGATTTCAGGTTTTCAGTCTACGGGATTTGCGCCAGATAAATGATGATGGCGTGTTGATAAGGTCGCCAGTCGATGGCTCTAAATTGTTCCTGACACCAGAACTTTCAATTGAGATACAAAGGGTGCTGGGTTCTGACATTGTTATGGTCCTTGATCACTGTCCAGGACCCATGGACAGTTATGAAGAAGCGCTCAAATCTTTGAGAAGAACCCATCAATGGGCAGATAGGTGTTTGAAATACGGTGTTAATGAAGGGCAGATGTTGTTTGCAATAGCGCAGGGTGGGATGTACGAAGATCTTCGACGGTTAAGCGCTCAAGAGCTCGCCAAAATGCCTTTTGATGGTTTTGCAGTAGGTGGACTGAGCCTTGGAGAGGAATTTGAGAAGACTTTACACTTAACCGGTGTTACAGTAGAATCTTTACCCATAGAAAAGCCAAGGTATTTTATGGGTGGTGGGTCACCGGAATTAATAGTTCACCTTGTAGAAATCGGCGTTGATATGTTTGATAGCGTCTTTCCAACAAGGCTTGCAAGACACGGTACGGCGTTGACTTTCAAGGGAAGATTGAACATAAAGTCTGCAAGGTTCAAGGACGACTTGGATCCGATAGAAGAAGGTTGTGATTGCATAGCCTGCAAAAACTATACAAGATCATATATACATCATTTGTTCGACCGAGGCGAAGCTCTTGGTGGAATATTGCTTACAAATCATAATTTGCGTTTCATGATGAGATTTATGGAGCGATTGAGACGTTCAATTTACGATGGAACCTTTGTCGATCTGAAGAAGGAGGTGATCAATTCATATGTCAAGGGTGAGGGTGATAAGCTTTGTTATGATTCTGTTGACAATACTGTGTTTGGGTGACATTATCGATTTTGCAGGCGATGGGCGTTATGTGGGTGCGACGGGACCTTGGGCTTTCAGGGTGAATCCTGCGGGTATAGTTGAAAACGAATTGCGTCAACTTTTGATATCCAACACTTTGAGATTAGGCGCGAGTAATGTTCGCAGTTTCTCGGTTTCTTTAATCCAACCGGCAAAAGATTCTTTAGCGGGTGTTCTCAGTCTCTCAAGTGATTTCAGTGATTTCAACAAAGAAAGACTTAGTTTTCTGTATGGAGTAGCGGGTAGGTCGGGAAATGTTGATCTTGGAATGAATATAGGATTAGAGCGGATTAAGGAAGATTCTTCGGAGAATTATTCTGTCTTCGTAGATGTTGGTGTGAGAGGAAAATTTGTGGAAGATGGTTATGCTTATTACAGCATAGTGGTGAAGAAGTTCAGGGTTTGGTCGTCGGATTCTGATTTGATAAACACGGCAGATCTTGGAGCTGGAATCTCATTGGAATTTGACCAAATGAAATTTTCTTTTGATGCAATGTATGTATCGAATGAGTTTTGGAATTTGGCTCCTGGCGCTCAGTTGAATCTCTTGCCTGTGAATTTGTATTTTGCAGTGCCGTTTTTTTATAAACCTGAGAACTCCAAGAGTAGTTTATCGCTCGATTTCGGTGGAAACGTGCAAATTGGTGATTTCAATATCGGTGTTTCTGTGTATTATCCGTTTTCGAAGCAAACAGGCTCTGATTTGTTCAACGAGCTTAATTATGACTGGCATATAGATTTTCGTGTTGGTATAAAATGGTGAACAAGATCAAAGTATTGAATGCCGAAGATATAAAAAGGTCTTTGATGAGAATAGCCCATGAGATTGTTGAAAAAAACCACGGTGTTGACCAATTGGTCTTTATTGGTATCATGACACGAGGTGTATTCTTGGCACGAAGACTTGCTGGCTTTGTGAAATCGATAGAGGGAAAAGAGTTACCAATTGGTGAGCTTGATGTTGGACCGTATAGAGATGACGAAAAGCGCACAAGTGAAGATAAAACAAAGATGGATTTTTCAATAGACAATAAGACAGTCGTGTTGATTGACGATGTACTTTTCACCGGTCGTACGGTTCGAGCTGCACTTGATGCGCTTTCAGATCGCGGGAGACCTCGCTGTGTTCAATTAGCTGTGCTTGTAGATAGGGGACACAGGGAATTGCCAATAAGACCAGACTTTGTGGGGAAAAATCTTCCTACCTCTAAGAACCGGGAAAGGGTTAATGTCACTTTGAACGAGATAGACGGCGAGGATGCTGTTTATATAGTTCATATGGAGGAATAACTGTGGTATACGAAAGATATGCCAAAGCTATCGAGAAGGTTCTTGGTGGCATCGTTCAAAGAGAACATTATGATGTGGATATCAGTGAAATTTGGATCGAAACCTCTATCCCTCAAGACCTGATAATTGAGATCATCGAGAAAATTCCCTTACAACTGCCCGAAACACTTCATTCAATAACCTTGGGTGATAAAATCCTTTGGAAACGCAAAGACAGTTGATTGTTGATGGTGTACGAAGTTGCCATCTCAAAAATCCCGTTGAGAAAGACTTTTTTATACTCCTTTGGGGATAATCTCGAGTTGGGAGAACGTGTGCTTGTTGATTTCAATAACAGAGTCACCATCGGATATATTGTAGGATCGGTAGAATCTAAACCTGGTATTAAGACGATAACAGAAAGGATAGATGGTGCAAGTTTCTTATCTGTTCATGACGTTAAGATGATCAAGTGGGCTTCTGAACGTTTTTATTCTCCCATTGGACAGTTATTTGATCTGATGATACCGACATTTGTTGATGAGTATGCCGAAGTTTTCGTCGAACCGATATCTGATTTGATAGGTTTAGAAAGATTGAGGTTGAAAGATTTTCTCTCTGTTCATGGAGAAAAAGTCCTCGACAATTATTTAAAAAAAGGTTTTGTGAAATTACGAAAAGTCCCTGCGATGAAAACTCCAAAGCCAAGGTTGAGAGAACTTTTTGTAATTTTGAATTCATCACTTGGAGAATCACTTCGTATTGCGAAAACACCTGATGAGTATGATGTCATCAACTATCTTTTTTCAGGAGAAGGAGCCACAGTCGGTCAGGTGATCGAAGCGACTGGAGTGGGTATAGAAAAACTCAGGAGAATGGAAAAAAAGGGTTTGATAAGATTCACACAAACTCCTATTTTGCACAATCTTGTTTGGGAGAAAAACGATCTGTCTTTACCATCTGGACTTGAATGTAAAGAATGGTTAGTGGTTAAAGGATCGATCGAAAGAAGGTTCAAAGTAATCTCTGATGTTTTAAGAAAAACACTTGAAGAAGGTAAATCGGTACTTTACCTTATTCCTCTTTCATCACAGATACCGTATTTAACAGGGATGCTGCAAAAGTATCTTGGTGTAGAAATCTGTGTCTATCATGGCGGAATATCAAAGTCTCAAAAAGCTATGACGTGGTTCAATGCAATCAAAGGAGAGCCAAAGATCTTCGTTGGTACACGAATAGGCGTTTTTTTGCCGATAAAAAACTTGGGGCTTGTTGTTGTAGAGAGTAATGAAGACGAGAGTTATTATCAATTCGATGAACCGGTTTATGATGCCGTTGAAATGGCGAGAAGAAAGGCTCTAATGATGAATATACCGATCATCCTCTCTTCAACAACTGGTCGGATAGATGATTACCACCGTTTGGATAAATCCAGGATTTTCAACCTGCCAGATGACTCAAAGAATATCCTTGTTATTGATACAAGAAAGCAAACCAGTTTTCTTTCAGACAAGTTGCTCGAGCAGATGAGAGATACACTTGAAAATAACAGGGGAATTATTATAACCGTTAGAAGGAAAGGTTATGCACCTTTCGTCACTTGTGCGATTTGTGGATATACAGTCATATGTCCAAAATGTGATGTGGCGATGTCTTTTCACAAATCTGCGAATTTGTATAAATGTCATCAATGCGGTCATACCGAACCTGTTGATGATCTGTGTCCGAAATGTGGAACTCGCGCTTTATATCCAAAGGGATATGGAACAGAGAGAATAGAGAAGATTATCAGATACCATTTTCCATCAGCGAGAATAGTGAGAATCGATAGTGATGAAATGAGTTATTCAACGATGTTTAATCGATTTGTTGAGTTCGAACGAGGAGAGATAGATATTCTCATAGGCACAAGATTGGTTTTGCATGGTTTTAGACTTGAAAGAGTTGGATTGATAGCCTTTTTAGATCTTGATGGATTGTTGTTTCAGCCAGACTATAACTCCAGAGTGCATATTTTTCAACAGCTTTGCCAAGGGAGCGAAATGGTGAGAAATGGAAAAATGATCGTTCAGACTTCGGAGGTTGAGAATGAAGTTATAAAACATCTGTTTACTTTTGATACAGAAAAATTTTACTTCAAAGAGTTACAAAAAAGAAAGGACTTGGATTATCCTCCCTTTGGTGATTTAGTTCAGGTAGTTCTTGAAAGTGAGGATCCATCGATAGGATGGGAGATAGTGAGTTCTTGTGCAAACTCACTGAGTGATGAAAAGATCCTTGGACCTGTTGAACACCCTGTTTTCAAACTGAAGGGTAAGTACAGATTTCATTTTTTGGTCAAAACAGATGCTCTCATGAGAACTTTGCAGAAGTTGGATGAGGTATTCACAAAACTTGGAAAGAAAGGTTGGAGGGTTTTAGTGAATCCTCCACGTCTATGGTGAGGGGGCTGAGGATATGGTGAGCCTCATACTTGCGGCGGGAATGAGCAGTAGGATGAAATCAAAATACCCAAAAGTTACTCATCGTCTGTGCGGCAAGCCCATGATTCAGTGGGTCCTCGATGCTGTTTTTGGAGTGGCAGACAAAGTATGTGTAGTTGTTGGTCATCAAGCAGAGATGGTGAAACAAGTTCTTCCTGATAATGTAGATGTGGCGTATCAAGCAGAGCAGCTTGGTACAGCACACGCAGTTATGAGTGCAAAAAACTTTATAAACCCAACAGATGATGTGTTAATTCTATACGGTGATATGCCATTGATAAGGCAAGAAACACTACAGAAAATCATTAGAGCACACCATTCTGGTGATTATGACGTGACAATTGTATCAGTGGATATGGCTGATCCGACAGGTTATGGGAGGATTATCAAGGATGATGCCGGTGAATTTGTAAAGATAGTAGAGGAATTCGATGCTTCAGAAGAGGAAAAAAAGATTAGAGAAATAAATACAGGTGTTTATGTTTTCAAAGGTGAGAAATTGTTAGAAGTACTTCCAAAGGTAAAGCACGAAAACCGTAAGAATGAATATTATCTAACAGATGCGGTCGGTTTGCTTGAAAAAGTTAATGTGTACAAAGATAGTAATGCCGAGGATTTCTCTGGTGTAAACAATCGAATTCAGCTTGCGGAAGTTGAGAGAATACTAAGACGGCGCATACTTGAAAAACTCATGCTTGAAGGTGTAACAATTATTGATCCACTGTCTACATACATAGATGCTAATGTTAAGATTGGTAGGGACACTGTCATATATCCGATGAGTTTCTTGGAAGGTGAAACTTCAGTTGGTGAAGATTGCGTGATAGGTCCAATGACTCGTATCGTAAACTGTGTGATAGAAGATCGAGTTACCGTGACAAGATCGGAATGTGTAGGTGCTCACATTATGTGTGATGTTTCGGTTGGACCATTTAGTAGGTTGAGAGAAGGTACAGTCTTGTATCCAAAAGTCAAGATTGGGAATTTTGTGGAAGTGAAAAATTCAAAGATAGGGCCAAATACGAAGGCACAGCATTTAACGTATCTTGGAGATTCGCAAATAGGTGAAAATGTGAATGTAGGAGCTGGTACGATAACATGCAATTTCGATGGTAAGAAGAAAAATCAAACAGTAATAGAAGATCAGGTTTTCATTGGAAGTAACACGGCATTAGTTGCACCTGTGCGGATTAAGAAGGGAGCATTCGTTGCAGCAGGCTCAACGATAACTCAGGATGTACCAGAATGGAGTTTGGCAATAGCAAGAGCAAGACAGGAAAACAAACCAGATTGGGTTCTGAAGAAAAAACAAAAGGAGGAAGGCTGATGCCATTTCAGCGGAACGATCTGAAGTTTTTCTCAGGTAATTCAAACCCCGAGCTCGCCAAACGTGTTGCCGACTATCTGGGACTAAGACTTGGAGATTGTCAGGTTTCTCGCTTTTCAGACGGAGAGATCAATGTCAAGATAAATGAAACGGTTAGAGGACATGATGTTTTTGTTTTACAGTCTTTTTCACCACCGGTGAATGAAAATGTCATGGAACTTTTGATCATGATCGACGCATTCAAACGTGCATCGGCAAATAGTATAGCAGTTGTGATACCTTATTATGGTTATGCACGCCAAGATAGGAAAGCCAAAGGTAGAGACCCAATAACAGCTAAATTACTGGCAAATCTCATCACTGTTGCCGGCGCAACGAGAGTACTCACAGTTGATCTTCATGCAGAACAGATCCAGGGGTTTTTTGACATTCCGCTGGATAACCTGTACAGTTTTCCGGTTTTTAGCGAGGAAATATCGAAGATCTACAAGGAAGAGAAAGGTGATTTAGTTGTTGTCGCACCAGATGTAGGTGCTGTTCGTAGGGCAAGTAAGTTTGCAGAAAAACTTGGAGTCCCTTTGGCGATACTTGATAAACGAAGACCTGCTGATAATGTGGCTGAGGTTGTTCATGTCATAGGTGATGTTAAAGATAAAATAACGCTTATGTTTGACGATATAATTGATACAGGTGGAACACTCGTCCAAGGTGCAGAGATCTTGAAAAAATCTGGTGCAAGGCGTATACTTGCATGTGCAACTCATGGTGTTCTTTCGGGTAACGCTGTCGAAAGGATTCAAAAAAGTGGCATCGATAAAGTCTATATAACTGATACCGTGTATCACAAAGAGTTACCAGAGAAATTCTGTGTGTTCAGCATGGCTTCTTTGTTGGGAGAGGCAATCATAAGAATAAGAAAAAATCTTTCGGTGAGTATATTGTTCAGATGAGGAGGGACAAAAGGTTATGCAACTTACAGCAAATTTAAGGACCAAGCAAGGAAAAAGGGCTGTCAGAAGATTTAGAGCAAAAGGCAATATACCTGCTGTGATTTATGGACCAGAGACAAAACCGATAAGCATCACCTTGAACAAATTTGAGGTAGAAAAGATATTTCACAAGATTTCTGAAGCCCTGCCTTTGAAACTTGAGTTAAACACAGGCGATCGCGTTGAGACATTAGAAGTTTTCATCAAAAATGTACAGGTCGACAAGGTTACAGATGAGATAGTTCACATTGATTTTTACAAACCTGCCAAAGGTCACACAATGAAGATAAGTATTCCGGTCCGTGTTGTTGGTAAAGCCGAAGGAGTTGAAAAAGGCGGGATCATGGAAGTGTTACACAGCGAATTACCTGTTGAAACCTTGCCTTCAGCTGTGGTTGAGTACATAGAGATAGATGTGACAAAACTCGGACTTGGACAATCTATTCATGTAAAAGATCTGAAATTACCAGAAGGTATGAAGGCTTTGTTGAATCCACAGGAAGCAGTAGTAACGATTGTTGTACCTCGCGGTCTCGCTGCAGAGGAAGAGGTCAAACCAGCAGAAACAACAGCTGAACCAGAAGTCATAAAGAAAGGCAAGAAAGAAGAAGAGGAAGCTGAAGAAGAGAAGTGAAATTGGTTTTTGGCTTAGGCAATCCTGGTCCACGTTATGCTCTTAATAGGCATAACGTGGGCTTTATGTTTGTTGATAAGTACTGTCACTTGAAAAAATGTTTACAGTGGCAGAGAAATTCTTTATACAGCTTCAGCCTTTGTGACCAATTATCCCTAATAAAGCCACTGACTTATATGAATCTAAGCGGAAGGGCTGTGAAGCAAGCACTGAGTGATTTTGATTGCACGATCAATGATATAATTGTTGTATACGATGATGTAGATCTGGCGATTGGAAGAATTCGGATAAGACCCAGTGGAAGCTCAGGTGGCCATAAGGGGCTGCAATCTATAATTGACAATGTAAACACCACTGATTTCATCAGAGTGAGGATTGGTATAGGACCAAAACCCAAAAACGTTGATTTGGTAGATTTTGTTCTTCAAGACTTTGAAGATGAGCAGTTGATTGTATTAGACCGCGTTTTTGATGTTACAGTCAATGCGGTTGAGATGATTATAAATGAAGGTGTTGGTAAGGCAATGTCTGTTTTCAACTCCTATGAGGTGATTTTGTGAAATGTGATTTTTGTGGAAGTTCAGATGCGAAAACCTATAGGTTTATAGCTGATGGTATGGTGAAAGAAATAGCCTTTTGTGAACGATGCATGAGAAACCAGTTGAGTGAAGCTTTGAATTTGTCAAAGGAAGGTTTGAAATATCTCGCAGGGCATATCGAGCTTGTTCAAGATACCGATTTAGGTGAGATATCTTTGGACATTTCTTTGTCGCATGAGTTAGTTTTTTCTGTTGCTCCTGTGGCTATTATGAAAATCCTTTTTGGTAAGAGTGAGGTATCCCAGGAAGATTTGCAAGAGGTTGCAAGGCGTAGAATATATGTTTTACAGTACCGCTTGGAAAAAGCCTTAAAGCAAGAAGATTATAGAACTGCTAACAAGATCAAAAAACAGATAAACGAAATAAGAGAACATATCTTGGAGAAATAACTCATGTTGAAGTTATTGATTTTTATCGTAATTTCAATTCTGTGCTCGATCTTTCTCATACAAGTGTTCCGTGGGGAACTCATTTTATCAAGTGCTATATTAAAATTCGGAAGATTCGAACTTCGTTATTACTCTGTTTTAATTCTCTTCGGAATAGCCATTTCTTATTATCTTGCAAGAAAAAGTGCAAAAAGAGAGAATATCATTTTAGATCAACTTGATGAACTCATCTTTTATGCCGTGATCTTTGGAATATTAGGAGCAAGGCTTTTTTACGTCATCTTCAATTGGAGGTATTATCAAAGAAATCCCATTGAAATCTTGATGTTGTGGCATGGGGGATTGGCAATACAAGGAGCAGTTGTTTTTGCCATAGTTACTTTTGCTTTCTACACCAAATTGAAAAAAAAGATCAGCTTTAGTACATTTCAAATTCTTGATCTTGGTGCTGCATACCTTCCATTAGGTCAAGCGATAGGTAGATGGGGAAATCTTTTCAATTATGAAGCCTTTGGAGCACCAACAAATCTGCCATGGAAGATGTATGTGCCAGCTAAGTTTCGACCATTTGGTTATTCTCAATTTGAGTATTTTCATCCGACTTTTTTATATGAGTGTCTTTGGGATCTTTTTGTCTTTTTTATTTTGACTCAATTCATGAAGAAATATCGAAAGAATTTTGGTGAGGTTTTTTCGCTCTATTTGTGTCTTTATTCACTTGGCAGAATCTGCATTGAAAAACTGAGGCTTGACAGTCTTTATTTGGGTAATCTGC
The DNA window shown above is from Thermotoga profunda AZM34c06 and carries:
- the glmU gene encoding bifunctional UDP-N-acetylglucosamine diphosphorylase/glucosamine-1-phosphate N-acetyltransferase GlmU; the protein is MVSLILAAGMSSRMKSKYPKVTHRLCGKPMIQWVLDAVFGVADKVCVVVGHQAEMVKQVLPDNVDVAYQAEQLGTAHAVMSAKNFINPTDDVLILYGDMPLIRQETLQKIIRAHHSGDYDVTIVSVDMADPTGYGRIIKDDAGEFVKIVEEFDASEEEKKIREINTGVYVFKGEKLLEVLPKVKHENRKNEYYLTDAVGLLEKVNVYKDSNAEDFSGVNNRIQLAEVERILRRRILEKLMLEGVTIIDPLSTYIDANVKIGRDTVIYPMSFLEGETSVGEDCVIGPMTRIVNCVIEDRVTVTRSECVGAHIMCDVSVGPFSRLREGTVLYPKVKIGNFVEVKNSKIGPNTKAQHLTYLGDSQIGENVNVGAGTITCNFDGKKKNQTVIEDQVFIGSNTALVAPVRIKKGAFVAAGSTITQDVPEWSLAIARARQENKPDWVLKKKQKEEG
- a CDS encoding ribose-phosphate pyrophosphokinase produces the protein MPFQRNDLKFFSGNSNPELAKRVADYLGLRLGDCQVSRFSDGEINVKINETVRGHDVFVLQSFSPPVNENVMELLIMIDAFKRASANSIAVVIPYYGYARQDRKAKGRDPITAKLLANLITVAGATRVLTVDLHAEQIQGFFDIPLDNLYSFPVFSEEISKIYKEEKGDLVVVAPDVGAVRRASKFAEKLGVPLAILDKRRPADNVAEVVHVIGDVKDKITLMFDDIIDTGGTLVQGAEILKKSGARRILACATHGVLSGNAVERIQKSGIDKVYITDTVYHKELPEKFCVFSMASLLGEAIIRIRKNLSVSILFR
- the deoC gene encoding deoxyribose-phosphate aldolase; the protein is MNNIEYAIEERIVKYKKEYSFQIEDRKVTIDELKQSIEHTLLKPTATLEEISNLCDEAIKYGFYGVCVNPSFVKYAVDRLSGSKVKVVSVVGFPLGAVTQFVKARETAELVQLGADEIDMVIHVGMLKSKEWTYVYEDICSVVEAANGRPVKVIIETCYLSDEEKIAACVLSELARANFVKTSTGFGTAGATVQDVHLMKWCSEKLSVKASGGIRSFSQAIELIKAGASRIGTSSSVKILSEGVEG
- a CDS encoding cyclodeaminase/cyclohydrolase family protein encodes the protein MNFAKLSIREFVEKVSDKSPTPGGGAVSALVGALAASLIEMVANLTLSRSDYSDWHAEMERIVSTMQEKRTILLDCIDLDVKAFDQVMSAYRLPKNTVEEKEKRSQAIQESLKQAARVPYETCRHLKEILKQAVAVAQWGNINAISDVVSAAELAEGAFNSAKANVLINLKSLKDEKFKENLLHELKTFTGEVEGALKSVREITAQRADIRV
- a CDS encoding HD domain-containing protein — its product is MLKREDALELLKNHVKSKNLIKHCLAVEVVMRALARRLGEDEELWGLAGLLHDLDYDYTKDDPQNHGFKTVELLKSYELPKPVLDAILAHCEKKEIVTTMEKAIYAADPVTGFIVAAALITPEKSLSVIDTDFLVRRFKEKLFAKGASREQMKSCEEFGLSLEEFLTLSLDAMRTINKELGL
- the pyrR gene encoding bifunctional pyr operon transcriptional regulator/uracil phosphoribosyltransferase PyrR, which translates into the protein MVNKIKVLNAEDIKRSLMRIAHEIVEKNHGVDQLVFIGIMTRGVFLARRLAGFVKSIEGKELPIGELDVGPYRDDEKRTSEDKTKMDFSIDNKTVVLIDDVLFTGRTVRAALDALSDRGRPRCVQLAVLVDRGHRELPIRPDFVGKNLPTSKNRERVNVTLNEIDGEDAVYIVHMEE
- the tgt gene encoding tRNA guanosine(34) transglycosylase Tgt; this translates as MSEKSQLKGQTLGFEIKVCNGKARVGKLHTSHGVFDTPIFMPVGTNANVKLMRADDLKSIGVGILLGNSYHLAVKPGLDVIKIHGGLHSFMNWNGGILTDSGGFQVFSLRDLRQINDDGVLIRSPVDGSKLFLTPELSIEIQRVLGSDIVMVLDHCPGPMDSYEEALKSLRRTHQWADRCLKYGVNEGQMLFAIAQGGMYEDLRRLSAQELAKMPFDGFAVGGLSLGEEFEKTLHLTGVTVESLPIEKPRYFMGGGSPELIVHLVEIGVDMFDSVFPTRLARHGTALTFKGRLNIKSARFKDDLDPIEEGCDCIACKNYTRSYIHHLFDRGEALGGILLTNHNLRFMMRFMERLRRSIYDGTFVDLKKEVINSYVKGEGDKLCYDSVDNTVFG
- the pth gene encoding aminoacyl-tRNA hydrolase, encoding MKLVFGLGNPGPRYALNRHNVGFMFVDKYCHLKKCLQWQRNSLYSFSLCDQLSLIKPLTYMNLSGRAVKQALSDFDCTINDIIVVYDDVDLAIGRIRIRPSGSSGGHKGLQSIIDNVNTTDFIRVRIGIGPKPKNVDLVDFVLQDFEDEQLIVLDRVFDVTVNAVEMIINEGVGKAMSVFNSYEVIL
- the lgt gene encoding prolipoprotein diacylglyceryl transferase, producing MLKLLIFIVISILCSIFLIQVFRGELILSSAILKFGRFELRYYSVLILFGIAISYYLARKSAKRENIILDQLDELIFYAVIFGILGARLFYVIFNWRYYQRNPIEILMLWHGGLAIQGAVVFAIVTFAFYTKLKKKISFSTFQILDLGAAYLPLGQAIGRWGNLFNYEAFGAPTNLPWKMYVPAKFRPFGYSQFEYFHPTFLYECLWDLFVFFILTQFMKKYRKNFGEVFSLYLCLYSLGRICIEKLRLDSLYLGNLRTAQLFSALMILIGFGLFLYRRRDLS
- the priA gene encoding replication restart helicase PriA, encoding MRKTFLYSFGDNLELGERVLVDFNNRVTIGYIVGSVESKPGIKTITERIDGASFLSVHDVKMIKWASERFYSPIGQLFDLMIPTFVDEYAEVFVEPISDLIGLERLRLKDFLSVHGEKVLDNYLKKGFVKLRKVPAMKTPKPRLRELFVILNSSLGESLRIAKTPDEYDVINYLFSGEGATVGQVIEATGVGIEKLRRMEKKGLIRFTQTPILHNLVWEKNDLSLPSGLECKEWLVVKGSIERRFKVISDVLRKTLEEGKSVLYLIPLSSQIPYLTGMLQKYLGVEICVYHGGISKSQKAMTWFNAIKGEPKIFVGTRIGVFLPIKNLGLVVVESNEDESYYQFDEPVYDAVEMARRKALMMNIPIILSSTTGRIDDYHRLDKSRIFNLPDDSKNILVIDTRKQTSFLSDKLLEQMRDTLENNRGIIITVRRKGYAPFVTCAICGYTVICPKCDVAMSFHKSANLYKCHQCGHTEPVDDLCPKCGTRALYPKGYGTERIEKIIRYHFPSARIVRIDSDEMSYSTMFNRFVEFERGEIDILIGTRLVLHGFRLERVGLIAFLDLDGLLFQPDYNSRVHIFQQLCQGSEMVRNGKMIVQTSEVENEVIKHLFTFDTEKFYFKELQKRKDLDYPPFGDLVQVVLESEDPSIGWEIVSSCANSLSDEKILGPVEHPVFKLKGKYRFHFLVKTDALMRTLQKLDEVFTKLGKKGWRVLVNPPRLW
- a CDS encoding 50S ribosomal protein L25, producing the protein MQLTANLRTKQGKRAVRRFRAKGNIPAVIYGPETKPISITLNKFEVEKIFHKISEALPLKLELNTGDRVETLEVFIKNVQVDKVTDEIVHIDFYKPAKGHTMKISIPVRVVGKAEGVEKGGIMEVLHSELPVETLPSAVVEYIEIDVTKLGLGQSIHVKDLKLPEGMKALLNPQEAVVTIVVPRGLAAEEEVKPAETTAEPEVIKKGKKEEEEAEEEK